A genome region from Synchiropus splendidus isolate RoL2022-P1 chromosome 5, RoL_Sspl_1.0, whole genome shotgun sequence includes the following:
- the si:ch211-107o10.3 gene encoding retinol dehydrogenase 13, with protein MESYTEAVTDFAQQHALALSAALVTAVGLLAVRRWMAGPSCRSKVRLEGKTVLITGANTGIGKETALDMARRGARVILACRDMTRARVAADEIRQRSGNGNVVVKQLDLASLQSVRDLARDMERSEERLDILINNAGIMMCPKWQTKDGFEMQFGVNHLGHFLLTHCLLDLLKKSAPSRIVIVSSLGHVKGQIHYDDINLDKDYNPEKSYRQSKLANVLFGRELARRLEGTNVTVYSLHPGVIRTELGRHLWTSLPVWKRVIAAGIMQLMKNPWEGAQTTIYCAVDESLANESGLYYSDCARKLPAPQGRDDDAAKRLWDLSASMVGLA; from the exons ATGGAAAGCTACACGGAAGCAGTCACAGACTTCGCTCAGCAGCATGCGCTGGCTCTCAGCGCCGCGCTTGTTACAG CGGTGGGTTTGCTGGCCGTCAGGAGGTGGATGGCCGGGCCGTCGTGTCGCAGCAAGGTCAGGCTGGAGGGGAAAACCGTGCTGATCACCGGAGCCAACACTGGCATTGGCAAGGAGACAGCCTTGGACATGGCCAGGCGAG GGGCCCGGGTCATCCTGGCGTGCCGGGACATGACCCGGGCGCGAGTGGCTGCTGACGAGATCCGACAGAGGTCCGGGAACGGGAACGTGGTGGTGAAGCAACTGGACCTGGCTTCACTGCAGTCTGTCCGAGATCTGGCTCGGGACATGGAGCGGAGCGAGGAGCGCTTGGACATACTCATCAACAACGCAG GCATCATGATGTGTCCGAAGTGGCAGACGAAAGACGGATTCGAGATGCAGTTTGGCGTCAACCACCTGGGCCACTTCCTCCTCACCCACTGTCTCCTGGACTTGTTGAAAAAGTCGGCCCCGAGTCGCATCGTCATCGTGTCCAGCCTGGGCCATGTCAAAG GTCAGATTCACTATGACGACATCAACCTGGACAAAGACTACAACCCAGAGAAGAGCTACCGCCAGAGCAAGCTGGCCAACGTGCTGTTCGGCAGGGAGCTGGCCCGGAGGCTGGAAG gCACCAATGTGACCGTCTACTCTCTCCATCCTGGAGTCATCCGCACCGAGTTGGGTCGCCACCTGTGGACAAGTCTGCCCGTGTGGAAGAGAGTCATCGCCGCCGGCATCATGCAGCTGATGAAGAACCCCTGGGAGGGAGCTCAGACCACCATCTACTGTGCCGTGGACGAGAGCCTGGCCAACGAGAGCGGCCTCTACTACAG TGACTGCGCCAGGAAGCTCCCTGCACCACAAGGTCGCGACGACGATGCGGCGAAGAGGCTGTGGGACCTCAGCGCCTCCATGGTGGGTCTGGCCTGA